A window of Ranitomeya variabilis isolate aRanVar5 chromosome 2, aRanVar5.hap1, whole genome shotgun sequence contains these coding sequences:
- the SST gene encoding somatostatin has product MQSCRVRCALTLLSLALALSSSSAAPTDPRLRQFLQKSLAAAGKQELAKYFLAELLSEPSQTENEALESDDLPRGAEQDEVRLELERSANSSPVLAPRERKAGCKNFFWKTFTSC; this is encoded by the exons ATGCAGTCGTGCCGAGTGCGCTGTGCCCTGACCCTGCTCTCCCTGGCCCTGGCTCTCAGCTCCAGCTCAGCTGCCCCCACAGACCCGAGACTCCGCCAGTTCCTGCAGAAGTCACTGGCAGCAGCAGGAAAGCAG GAGTTGGCCAAATACTTTTTGGCAGAATTGCTATCAGAACCATCACAGACAGAAAATGAAGCCTTGGAATCCGACGACCTGCCCAGAGGAGCTGAGCAGGATGAAGTAAGGTTGGAACTTGAAAGGTCCGCAAATTCCAGTCCAGTTCTGGCCCCCAGAGAACGCAAAGCTGGCTGCAAGAACTTCTTCTGGAAAACGTTCACATCTTGTTAG